A genomic stretch from Cydia amplana chromosome 1, ilCydAmpl1.1, whole genome shotgun sequence includes:
- the LOC134661238 gene encoding uncharacterized protein LOC134661238 — MVVHVVAHCGVGTRSAACEHTEFPPQRQKPSSEFGNFEVGYSRCNSPARSDIHNYRGNVDTLGSRGYQFRLQQERDVDAFVSSLRKYPSMTELLPSSKLLEQLLKTSRIHSPKQSHAPARSKKRRYHWDKPRPFVSLNPYAHKQKESYRRPRMKKHTNAHVDSKEKEYSPQGGLVSVTAFDYLNSGAGSSAGNLTKRIKHTIVKNVFRENNRYKGRPVAAYPVCPTLQSRYEMHLKKYHASNSKTPHVDLENLPMCNKCLLKRPCPCEAAKDARRIVDKDVQEMRQFEDAIFSWLKDIPVYPNENPQDKFIREDIVKKLAETLSKFNDEDFAIKGKEEIKRALDKMPMWYPKGENEQGNFKNDLIDNLLEKIKGVQEMKLFNQTTQDFFDGIKFGKRIDAEQALDDIIRELNKIALNRPENNDVYRDLLKMKAFELLDGLQIESNGNKYEYLNKLSNELADRLLNVSINAKDSGHKINLDKAIKNMLDETNFRIKDRDNVDKKLQSVIADVVAQNIDKDEAEIYIKSILDGKVQDSEIENITNKILTLAEISQDAVKVDPEKGEVRDILSGVQIKNKGEVEDNLSKLIADITAKDMDKDQAKTQIKALLKGKVSEDKLKDITEQVLKRAGRVKPIDDETKQVIKGDVQDILSHFPIKNRGKAEENLSKLIADITAKDMDQDQAKTQIKALLKGKVSEDALEDITEQALKLADRVKPLDDETKQVIKGDVKDILSDFPIKNRGKAEDNLSKLIADITAKDMDQDQAKTQIKALLKGKVSEDALEDITEQALKLADRVKPLDDETKQVIKGDVQDILSDFPIKNRGKAEDNLSKLIADITAKHMDKDQAKTQIKALLKGKVSENVLEDITEQALKLADRVKPLDDETKQIIKGDVQDILSDFPIKNRGKAEENLSKLIADITAKHMDKDQVKTQIKALLKGKVSEDAIEDITEQALKLADRVKPLDDETKQVIKGHVQDILSDFPIKTRGKAEENLSKLIADITAKHMDKDQAKTQIKALLKGKVSENVLEDITEQALKLADRVKPLDDETKQVIKGDVEDILSDFPIKNRRKVEENLSKLVADITTRDMDKDQAEAQIKAILKGKVSEDKLKDITEQALKLAGRVKPLDTDTQQNIKEDIKEIFDNSDIQIKNRRKVEENLSKLVANISKGMDKDKAVRQIKSLLKDVPEHKQEEITKNILSLATKTEPKYKSIDPETKQNIDKQISGILYQSEPDIKDKRKVKEKLRSIVSDILMKKIGRDKAKQSIKSILKGKIPKDNVENTTLKVLELVKNIEDNQSMHYPISEETLKEAISDIFDRSNIRIKNRDKVEESLHDIVSDLVMRGLDKNKAQDYINSTLKGNVPDSQVEDISKKIFALAENLSQSYSEYSSGPVASSTQNEEKILFDQVFEVIRDWLKNLQIHLSNNKLNVVAEAIANETLDRRKYLQLNPGVKISEAKESEILKEQIYKVLNNLIDKKMVQSIMTQADDLMNSLKQIPTLQVSKDYSKGLVQDSIQFVQENLEGALLNWLRQSPIYLNKDLKNKQTQEQIMAELAGSLAAVFGSQAIQKPGTNPDEVLLKEISKHIERFPLGPEFKSKEYIRKLCYNILDYLKKIQLFQDISARDSQRIKSSFMSSTNQLNDIVKDWCDALPLSDTDGSFRIKQDLANRIILKVGEMNMNQDIFNDDLLYDEILQDFIDQQINELPMETQITDISKKLLTDQIKQIKQKLQDDFIGRKYKQQLRDTISNVLPSIAFPTAEDLASFELMKENLADAFINLNYSVEDDTARAKFKRKIMDEVNKYVNDYLKRSPATPVSTRKLNEDLYNALKNVPVPDDESMRTEVESVRMKDVINDWLKTLPMSKQSISEQLHTNKVVTLMAQKLQELENEFHPDFEEISIAEIASYLKKLPLKNKNNLQEMAKKLVDKLKNTAESRAFVEGTRSKLTDDCSCEDFALPCIPRRISYPSCASFIPPCGLSKEDQEKMQRIRERAVLCEAGTQSRRCRDAAVNPPPLNHESQTDMPCCQHAQNTEQVCSKSATLKTKRIPMSTRPCPSTKGQADCSPYIIVKEYYRDSNLDNTVENATQTPVEESGRICIPSSFLNTERIDTKKTIY; from the exons ATGGTTGTACatgtt GTGGCCCACTGTGGCGTGGGCACCCGCTCCGCTGCTTGCGAGCACACAGAGTTCCCACCACAGAGGCAGAAACCATCATCAG AATTTGGCAATTTTGAGGTGGGATATAGTAGATGTAATTCCCCTGCACGCAGTGACATCCATAACTACCGAGGAAATGTAGATACACTTGGAAGCAGAG GGTACCAGTTCAGGCTGCAGCAGGAACGAGACGTGGATGCATTCGTGAGCTCGCTCAGAAAGTACCCGAGCATGACCGAGCTTTTGCCGTCCTCTAAACTGCTGGAACAACTCCTCAAAACTTCACGAATTCACT CCCCAAAACAATCCCATGCCCCAGCACGCTCAAAGAAGCGCCGTTACCATTGGGACAAGCCGCGACCCTTCGTGTCACTCAATCCCTATGCCCATAAACAGAAAGAAAGTTACAGAAGACCACGAATGAAGAAACACACCAACGCACATGTTGATTCAAAAGAGAAGGAATATTCTCCGCAAGGTGGACTTGTAAG TGTAACCGCCTTCGACTACTTGAACAGCGGAGCCGGATCGTCAGCAGGGAACTTAACTAAAAGAATCAAACATACAATCGTCAAGAATGTTTTTAGAGAGAATAACCGGTACAAAGGAAGACCCGTG gCTGCCTATCCAGTTTGTCCGACGCTTCAGAGCAGATATGAGATGCATTTAAAGAAGTACCATGCG TCGAACTCCAAAACCCCTCACGTGGACTTGGAGAACCTGCCGATGTGTAACAAGTGCTTGCTCAAGCGACCATGCCCCTGCGAAGCTGCCAAAGACGCCCGTCGGattgtag ATAAAGATGTTCAAGAAATGAGACAATTTGAAGACGCTATCTTTTCCTGGCTTAAAGATATACCCGTCTATCCAAATGAAAACCCACAGGATAAATTTATTAGAgaagatattgttaaaaaatTAGCAGAAACTCTTAGTAAATTCAATGATGAGGACTTTGCTATAAAGGGGAAAGAAGAAATTAAACGAGCATTGGATAAAATGCCGATGTGGTACCCGAAGGGAGAAAACGAACAAGGGAATTTTAAAAATGATCTTATAGACAACTTGTTGGAGAAAATAAAAGGCGTTCAAGAAATGAAACTGTTTAATCAAACTACACAAGACTTTTTTGATGGCATTAAGTTTGGAAAGAGAATCGATGCAGAACAAGCATTAGATGATATCATTagagaattaaataaaatagcacTTAATAGACCAGAAAATAATGACGTATACAGAGATCTGTTAAAAATGAAGGCGTTTGAACTACTGGATGGACTTCAAATTGAAAGTAACggaaataaatacgaatattTGAATAAGTTGTCTAACGAGCTTGCAGATCGCTTATTAAATGTATCTATTAATGCCAAAGACTCGGGACATAAAATAAACTTGGATAAAGCTATTAAAAATATGCTTGATGAAACCAATTTTCGTATCAAAGATAGGGATAATGTAGATAAAAAGTTGCAGTCTGTTATAGCTGATGTTGTTGCTCAAAATATTGACAAAGATGAAGctgaaatttatataaaaagtaTATTAGACGGAAAAGTTCAAGATAGCgaaattgaaaatatcactAATAAGATACTTACATTGGCAGAAATAAGTCAAGATGCAGTAAAGGTAGATCCAGAAAAAGGAGAAGTACGAGACATCCTATCCGGGGTTCAAATCAAAAacaagggagaagtagaagacaATTTAAGTAAACTTATTGCAGATATTACCGCAAAAGATATGGATAAAGATCAAgctaaaacacaaattaaagcTCTACTCAAAGGAAAAGTATCGGAAGATAAACTCAAAGATATTACTGAACAAGTACTAAAACGGGCTGGTCGGGTGAAACCGATTGATGATGAAACAAAACAAGTAATAAAAGGAGACGTACAGGACATCCTATCTCATTTTCCAATCAAAAACAGGGGGAAAGCAGAAGAAAATTTAAGTAAGCTTATTGCAGATATTACCGCGAAAGATATGGATCAAGATCAAGCCAAAACACAAATTAAAGCTCTACTTAAAGGAAAAGTATCGGAAGATGCCCTAGAAGATATTACTGAACAAGCACTAAAATTAGCTGATCGGGTGAAACCGCTTGATGATGAAACAAAACAAGTAATAAAAGGAGACGTAAAGGACATCTTATCTGATTTTCCAATCAAAAACAGGGGGAAAGCAGAAGACAATTTAAGTAAGCTTATTGCAGATATTACCGCGAAAGATATGGATCAAGATCAAGCCAAAACACAAATTAAAGCTCTACTTAAAGGAAAAGTATCGGAAGATGCCCTAGAAGATATTACTGAACAAGCACTAAAATTAGCTGATCGGGTGAAACCGCTTGATGATGAAACAAAACAAGTAATAAAAGGAGACGTACAGGACATCTTATCTGATTTTCCAATCAAAAACAGGGGGAAAGCAGAAGACAATTTAAGTAAGCTTATTGCAGATATTACCGCGAAACATATGGATAAAGATCAAgctaaaacacaaattaaagcTCTACTTAAAGGAAAAGTATCGGAAAATGTCCTAGAAGATATTACTGAACAAGCACTAAAATTAGCTGATCGGGTGAAACCGCTTGATgatgaaacaaaacaaataataaaaggaGACGTACAGGACATCCTATCTGATTTTCCAATCAAAAACAGGGGGAAAGCAGAAGAAAATTTAAGTAAGCTTATTGCCGATATTACCGCGAAACATATGGATAAAGATCAAgttaaaacacaaattaaagcTCTACTTAAAGGAAAAGTATCGGAAGATGCCATAGAAGATATTACTGAACAAGCACTAAAATTAGCTGATCGGGTGAAACCGCTTGATGATGAAACAAAACAAGTAATAAAAGGACACGTACAGGACATCCTATCTGATTTTCCAATCAAAACCAGGGGGAAAGCAGAAGAAAATTTAAGTAAGCTTATTGCAGATATTACCGCGAAACATATGGATAAAGATCAAgctaaaacacaaattaaagcTCTACTTAAAGGAAAAGTATCGGAAAATGTCCTAGAAGATATTACTGAACAAGCACTAAAATTGGCTGATCGGGTGAAACCGCTTGATGATGAAACAAAACAAGTAATAAAAGGAGACGTAGAGGACATCCTATCTGATTTTCCAATCAAAAACAGGCGGAAAGTAGAAGAAAATTTAAGTAAACTTGTTGCGGATATTACCACGAGAGATATGGATAAAGATCAAGCTGAAGCACAAATTAAAGCTATACTCAAAGGAAAAGTATCGGAAGATAAACTCAAAGATATTACTGAGCAAGCTCTAAAATTAGCTGGTCGGGTGAAACCGTTAGATACAGACACACAACAAAACATTAAAGAAGATATAAAAGAAATTTTTGACAATTCCGATATTCAAATAAAGAATAGACGGAAAGTAGAAGAAAACTTAAGTAAACTAGTAGCTAATATATCAAAAGGCATGGATAAAGACAAAGCTGTAAGACAAATTAAATCTCTCCTTAAAGATGTTCCGGAACATAAACAGGaagaaattactaaaaatatacTTTCATTAGCCACAAAAACTGAACctaaatataaatcaatagaTCCggaaactaaacaaaatatagATAAACAGATAAGTGGTATCCTTTATCAGTCAGAACCTGATATAAAGGACAAACGCAAAGTTAAAGAAAAGTTACGGAGTATTGTATCCGACATACTGATGAAAAAAATCGGTAGAGACAAAGCTAAACAGTCTATTAAAAGTATACTTAAGGGTAAAATACCGAAGGACAACGTAGAGAATACCACACTCAAGGTCTTAGAGTTAGTTAAAAATATAGAGGATAATCAAAGTATGCATTATCCTATATCAGAAGAAACCCTTAAAGAAGCCATAAGTGACATCTTTGATCGTTCTAACATCCGCATTAAAAACAGAGATAAAGTTGAAGAAAGTTTACATGATATTGTAAGCGATCTAGTTATGCGCGGTTTGGATAAAAATAAGGCTCAAGATTACATCAATAGTACGCTCAAGGGAAATGTACCGGACAGTCAGGTTGAAGATATCTCTAAGAAAATATTTGCCCTGGCTGAGAATCTATCGCAAAGCTATAGTGAATACAGCAGCGGCCCAGTTGCTTCTTCAACTCAAAatgaagaaaaaatattatttgatcaGGTCTTTGAAGTTATAAGAGATTGGTTAAAAAATCTGCAGATCcatttaagtaataataaattgaATGTAGTAGCGGAGGCTATAGCAAATGAAACTTTAGACAGGCGGAAGTATTTGCAGCTCAACCCAGGAGTAAAAATCTCAGAAGCTAAGGAATCGGAAATATTAAAAGAACAAATTTATAAGGTTCTAAACAATTTAATAGACAAAAAAATGGTGCAGTCAATTATGACACAAGCTGATGATTTAATGAATTCTCTAAAACAAATTCCTACTCTTCAAGTATCTAAGGACTATAGCAAAGGATTGGTTCAAGACAGCATACAATTCGTTCAAGAAAACTTAGAAGGTGCTTTGCTAAATTGGTTAAGGCAGTCaccaatttatttaaataaggacctaaaaaacaaacaaacccaGGAGCAAATAATGGCAGAGTTAGCTGGATCTCTAGCAGCTGTTTTTGGCTCTCAAGCAATACAAAAACCAGGTACGAATCCGGACGAAGTTTTGTTAAAAGAAATCTCTAAACACATAGAGCGATTCCCGTTAGGGCCTGAATTTAAATCTAAAGAATATATTCGGAAACTGTGTTATAATATATTAGACTATCTGAAAAAAATACAGTTGTTTCAAGATATTTCAGCAAGAGATTCACAAAGAATAAAGTCTTCTTTCATGTCTTCaacaaatcaattaaatgacatTGTCAAGGATTGGTGTGATGCATTGCCGCTTTCAGATACAGACGGGTCTTTTCGAATAAAACAAGATCTTGCCAATAGAATAATATTAAAAGTGGGAGAAATGAATATGAACCAAGATATATTTAATGACGATTTGTTATATGATGAAATCCTGCAAGATTTTATTGATCAACAGATAAACGAGTTGCCAATGGAAACGCAGATTACTGACATCAGTAAAAAACTTCTCACTGAtcaaattaaacaaattaaacaaaaactaCAAGACGATTTtattggaagaaaatacaagCAACAACTTCGCGATACTATATCAAATGTCTTGCCTTCAATAGCTTTCCCAACGGCAGAGGACCTGGCATCGTTCGAGTTGATGAAAGAGAATCTTGCGGATGCTTTTATCAACCTAAATTATTCAGTAGAAGATGACACCGCTAGGGCTAAATTTAAACGCAAAATAATGGATGAAGTCAACAAATATGTTAATGACTATTTGAAACGGTCTCCAGCAACACCCGTCAGTACAAGAAAGCTTAACGAGGACTTGTATAATGCTTTAAAGAATGTGCCAGTACCCGACGATGAATCAATGCGAACTGAAGTAGAATCTGTACGAATGAAAGACGTTATCAATGATTGGCTTAAAACATTGCCTATGAGTAAACAATCTATATCGGAACAATTACATACGAATAAAGTAGTAACACTAATGGCGCAAAAACTGCAAGAATTAGAGAACGAGTTTCACCCCGATTTTGAAGAAATTTCAATAGCAGAGATTGCCTCATACCTAAAGAAGCTTCCTTTAAAGAATAAAAACAATCTACAAGAGATGGCTAAGAAATTAGTCGACAAGTTAAAAAATACTGCTGAATCAAGAGCATTTGTTGAAGGAACAAGATCTAAACTCACTGATGACTGTTCATGTGAAGATTTTGCATTGCCATGCATTCCAAGGCGAATTAGCTATCCGTCCTGTGCATCTTTTATCCCTCCTTGTGGATTAAGCAAAGAAGACCAGGAAAAAATGCAACGAATAAGAGAGCGGGCTGTGCTTTGTGAAGCTGGTACACAATCACGACGATGTAGAGATGCCGCAGTGAATCCGCCGCCCTTGAATCATGAGAGTCAAACAGACATGCCATGTTGTCAACATGCACAGAACACTGAACAAGTGTGCTCTAAATCTGCCACACTAAAAACCAAACGAATACCAATGAGTACTCGTCCTTGCCCATCGACTAAAGGCCAGGCTGACTGCTCCCCATACATCATAGTGAAAGAATATTATAGGGATTCGAACTTAGATAACACTGTAGAAAACGCAACTCAAACACCCGTTGAGGAATCTGGCAGAATATGTATACCTTCGTCATTCTTAAATACTGAACGC ATCGACACCAAGAAGACAATTTACTAG